The Chryseobacterium suipulveris genome window below encodes:
- a CDS encoding RHS repeat domain-containing protein: protein MQESGIYDFGARNYMPDLGRWFNSDPLAELSPDLTPYRFGFNNPLSFTDPTGMYEDGYGDYDDYGDDYAGHFDIDFYPAGWEYGHSDLWNIINFKWTLDIDIALGTGDGYAGDDYFADNMNDGHMYELMDDATQDPYYDQEGPGPKRTNATPIRQTWNYLADNIISKPIEGIQIIGYIFYGGFYALPKEAIKKERIENLHVKMDIITWGFKNGVPYKNVYKDNINMTESEQFEAFVRPSVEATTAPLSFGINFVNNKLVNRALNFGVKTSVKKGIYESAPKRKK, encoded by the coding sequence TTGCAGGAGTCTGGAATCTACGACTTCGGGGCGAGGAACTATATGCCCGATCTGGGGAGGTGGTTCAATTCGGATCCTTTGGCAGAATTAAGCCCCGACCTAACGCCTTACAGGTTTGGGTTTAACAACCCTCTGTCTTTTACTGACCCAACTGGGATGTATGAGGACGGCTATGGGGACTACGACGACTATGGGGATGATTACGCAGGGCATTTTGACATTGATTTTTATCCTGCCGGATGGGAATATGGTCATAGCGACCTTTGGAATATCATTAATTTTAAATGGACGCTGGATATTGACATTGCTTTAGGCACGGGAGACGGATATGCGGGAGATGATTATTTTGCAGACAACATGAATGATGGCCATATGTATGAATTGATGGACGACGCGACTCAAGATCCTTATTATGATCAGGAAGGACCCGGACCGAAAAGAACTAATGCCACTCCAATAAGGCAAACATGGAATTATTTAGCTGATAATATTATATCAAAACCTATTGAGGGTATTCAGATTATAGGTTACATATTTTATGGAGGCTTTTACGCATTACCTAAAGAAGCCATTAAGAAAGAAAGAATTGAAAATCTTCATGTAAAAATGGATATTATTACATGGGGTTTTAAAAATGGTGTCCCATATAAAAATGTTTATAAAGATAATATTAATATGACTGAATCTGAACAGTTTGAGGCCTTTGTAAGACCAAGTGTTGAAGCAACAACAGCACCTCTTTCCTTTGGAATTAATTTTGTTAATAATAAATTAGTAAATAGGGCATTAAATTTTGGGGTGAAAACAAGTGTCAAAAAAGGTATTTATGAATCTGCGCCAAAAAGGAAAAAATGA
- a CDS encoding IS256 family transposase, variant Zn-binding type produces the protein MDTISWGKQKGKRRFKCKNCGIYFTLENKSVSLKNKEIWFRKWIIGRQTYEQISIESGYLISTLQRYFNLMLAKAPQLSYSQNKEVYLLIDATYFSNEICLVVFRDDVFKQTQLYRITDGEHFEELREDLQNILDLGVKIGGITCDGDKSLIKAIRKVCPKVPMQRCLVHIQRMCKIWLSAHPKTRAGFELREIACKLHFIDCESKKQYWIRELVDWFEQHKEFINEKSYNEETGRYWYTHKMVRRSFSVIKKALPNMFTFLQNPKIPKTTNGLESFFGHLKGNLNIHRGLTKSRRKKFIQWYLFYKNQK, from the coding sequence TTGGATACCATTTCGTGGGGAAAACAGAAAGGCAAGAGGCGGTTCAAGTGTAAGAACTGCGGGATTTACTTTACGCTTGAAAACAAATCCGTAAGTTTAAAAAATAAAGAGATTTGGTTCAGGAAGTGGATCATAGGTCGACAAACTTACGAGCAGATTTCAATTGAATCCGGATATTTGATCAGTACGCTCCAACGATATTTTAACCTTATGCTGGCAAAGGCTCCACAGCTGAGTTACAGTCAGAACAAGGAAGTCTATCTTTTGATTGACGCCACATATTTTTCCAATGAAATCTGTCTTGTCGTTTTTAGGGACGATGTCTTCAAACAAACCCAACTTTACAGAATAACCGATGGTGAACACTTTGAAGAACTTAGGGAAGATCTTCAAAATATTCTTGATTTGGGTGTAAAAATTGGTGGGATTACGTGCGACGGAGATAAATCCCTGATTAAGGCTATTAGAAAGGTATGCCCGAAAGTTCCGATGCAGAGATGCCTGGTGCATATCCAGAGAATGTGCAAGATATGGCTTTCCGCACATCCTAAAACAAGGGCAGGATTCGAGCTCCGAGAGATTGCGTGTAAACTTCACTTTATCGACTGCGAGTCAAAAAAGCAATATTGGATACGGGAGCTTGTGGATTGGTTCGAGCAGCACAAAGAGTTTATCAATGAAAAATCTTACAATGAGGAAACAGGAAGGTATTGGTATACTCACAAGATGGTGAGGCGAAGTTTTTCAGTGATCAAAAAGGCGCTTCCAAATATGTTCACCTTTCTACAGAATCCTAAGATACCGAAAACCACCAATGGTCTGGAATCCTTCTTCGGACATCTGAAAGGCAATCTGAATATTCATAGAGGACTTACTAAAAGTAGGCGCAAAAAATTCATTCAATGGTATCTTTTCTATAAAAACCAGAAGTGA
- a CDS encoding DUF2147 domain-containing protein, with the protein MKKIAFAFVALFFATLSYAQIEGKWKTIDDETGQAKSIVEITKKSDGKYYGKVIQLLIKPADPNCTGCKDDRKGKPILGMEVVRGLKKDGAEFSGGTITDPKTGKTYKCNISRDGDKLNVRGYVGFSLIGRTQTWHKVN; encoded by the coding sequence ATGAAAAAAATAGCTTTCGCTTTTGTTGCCCTCTTTTTCGCAACACTTTCTTATGCCCAGATCGAAGGAAAATGGAAAACCATCGACGATGAAACGGGACAGGCAAAATCCATCGTAGAAATCACCAAGAAATCTGACGGAAAATATTACGGAAAAGTTATCCAGCTTCTCATCAAGCCAGCAGATCCAAACTGTACTGGCTGTAAAGACGACCGTAAAGGAAAACCAATCCTGGGAATGGAAGTGGTTCGTGGACTGAAAAAAGATGGAGCAGAGTTCAGCGGGGGAACCATCACCGATCCAAAAACTGGCAAAACTTACAAGTGCAACATTTCCCGAGACGGCGATAAGCTGAATGTGAGAGGTTACGTTGGTTTCTCACTCATCGGCAGAACCCAGACTTGGCATAAAGTAAACTAA
- a CDS encoding GxxExxY protein produces MTENEISKIVFELGLKIHRKLGVGLYERVYEECLMYELTKAGLKAERQKFQAIQYEELFFERAYRMDILVEDKVVIDLKSVEFISDSDKKQLNNYLRLGNYKLGMILNFNSPLFKDGVKRIANGL; encoded by the coding sequence ATGACTGAAAATGAAATCTCAAAAATCGTATTTGAACTCGGTTTGAAAATCCATAGGAAACTTGGAGTTGGACTCTACGAAAGGGTTTATGAAGAGTGTTTGATGTATGAACTAACAAAAGCAGGACTAAAAGCCGAAAGACAGAAATTCCAAGCAATTCAGTATGAAGAATTGTTTTTCGAGAGAGCTTACCGAATGGATATTCTTGTTGAAGATAAAGTCGTAATAGATTTAAAATCTGTTGAATTTATTAGCGATTCGGATAAGAAACAACTCAACAACTATCTCAGATTAGGCAACTATAAATTAGGAATGATTCTTAATTTTAACAGCCCTTTATTTAAGGACGGCGTTAAGAGGATTGCAAACGGATTATGA
- a CDS encoding LTA synthase family protein: MKELRLQEVLALVYRLFLAFFFYQIARLLFWFFNKDLIKVDSVSDYFGLAFHGVAFDMTAIFYVNALFILLSLLPLVINTKPYYQKFLFWVYFIMNGIAYGMNFGDFVYYKFSQARLTTAAMHVAQHENNLGKVFFTSVIEHPFVILWYIVLMMFWVFLYKKVTVTEFNPVKKWVYFVGSVVTLCITATLVVGGIRGDFKHSTRPINLVDANKFVKNPLQANIVLNSVFSFFRTIDTNNFEEVHFVDQKFIDENIHPYKLYKREEVSPKPNIVIFILESFAKEYSGAFNRNTGIKDFVSYTPFFDSLASKSLIAINAFANGRQSIHGMSSVLAGIPSLTDAFTGSPYANQKIQSIVSVTNELGYDTSFFHGAPNGSMGFLGFGNILGFQHYYGKNEYNNDKDFDGMWGIWDEPFFQYFAKNLNSKKSPFMATMFSVSSHHPFKVPEQYKGKFKKGPLEIHEPIGYTDYSLKKFFETAEKMPWYSNTIFVFVADHTNQVAYPEYEKAMNRYAVPILFYSPNPKYNLHGEITEPAQQMDIYPTLADLIGYNNPIRSWGRSLVSEDKNYLIVNSDSIQEQFMIGNYIYRFDGKNVTGIYDIGDKNLEKNLVGKVGGPEIERGILLCKAWYQDYMYRVINRKLQ, translated from the coding sequence ATGAAGGAACTTAGATTACAGGAGGTTTTGGCATTGGTTTACCGTCTTTTTCTGGCATTTTTCTTTTACCAGATTGCTCGGCTTTTGTTTTGGTTTTTCAACAAAGATTTAATAAAGGTTGATTCGGTTTCTGATTATTTTGGGCTGGCTTTTCACGGCGTCGCTTTCGATATGACTGCGATTTTCTATGTGAACGCACTCTTCATCTTGCTGAGTTTGCTGCCTTTGGTCATTAACACAAAACCTTATTATCAGAAATTCCTGTTTTGGGTGTATTTCATTATGAACGGCATCGCCTACGGAATGAATTTCGGTGATTTCGTGTATTATAAATTTTCGCAGGCAAGATTGACGACCGCCGCAATGCATGTCGCACAGCACGAAAACAATCTGGGTAAAGTTTTTTTTACTTCGGTTATTGAGCATCCATTTGTGATTTTATGGTACATCGTCTTGATGATGTTCTGGGTATTTCTCTACAAAAAAGTAACGGTTACGGAATTCAATCCCGTTAAGAAATGGGTGTATTTTGTGGGTTCTGTCGTGACGCTCTGCATTACCGCAACTTTGGTAGTGGGAGGAATCCGAGGTGATTTCAAACATTCAACGCGGCCGATTAATTTGGTGGATGCCAATAAGTTTGTGAAAAATCCGCTTCAGGCAAATATCGTTCTGAACAGTGTGTTCTCGTTTTTCAGGACAATCGATACCAATAATTTTGAGGAAGTGCATTTCGTGGATCAAAAATTCATTGATGAAAATATTCACCCCTATAAACTTTACAAAAGGGAAGAGGTGTCGCCGAAACCGAACATTGTGATTTTCATTCTCGAAAGTTTTGCGAAAGAATATTCTGGGGCGTTTAACAGAAATACCGGTATCAAGGATTTTGTTTCATACACGCCGTTTTTCGATTCGCTCGCTTCCAAGAGTTTGATTGCCATCAATGCTTTTGCCAACGGAAGACAGTCGATTCACGGGATGAGTTCGGTTCTTGCGGGGATTCCAAGTTTGACCGATGCTTTCACGGGATCGCCTTACGCGAACCAGAAAATACAGTCGATCGTCTCAGTGACGAATGAGTTGGGATACGACACTTCTTTTTTCCACGGTGCTCCGAATGGTTCGATGGGATTTCTGGGATTCGGGAATATTCTCGGTTTTCAGCATTATTACGGTAAAAACGAGTACAATAACGACAAGGATTTCGATGGAATGTGGGGAATTTGGGACGAGCCGTTTTTCCAGTATTTCGCGAAAAATTTAAACTCCAAAAAATCTCCGTTTATGGCGACGATGTTTTCCGTTTCGTCGCACCATCCGTTTAAAGTTCCCGAACAGTACAAAGGAAAATTTAAGAAAGGTCCGCTCGAGATTCACGAACCGATCGGCTACACCGATTATTCCCTGAAAAAATTTTTCGAGACCGCCGAGAAAATGCCGTGGTACAGCAACACGATTTTTGTTTTCGTTGCGGACCATACGAATCAGGTCGCCTATCCTGAATACGAAAAAGCGATGAACCGTTATGCGGTGCCGATTCTTTTCTACTCTCCAAACCCAAAATATAATCTTCACGGTGAAATTACGGAGCCGGCTCAGCAAATGGACATTTACCCGACTTTGGCTGACTTGATCGGCTACAACAATCCCATCCGAAGTTGGGGCAGAAGTTTGGTTTCCGAAGACAAAAACTATTTGATCGTAAACTCCGATTCGATTCAGGAGCAGTTTATGATCGGGAACTACATTTATCGTTTCGACGGAAAAAATGTGACGGGAATTTACGATATCGGCGACAAAAATTTAGAGAAAAACCTTGTGGGTAAAGTCGGCGGTCCCGAAATCGAGCGGGGAATCCTCCTGTGCAAAGCTTGGTATCAGGATTATATGTATCGGGTGATTAATCGGAAGCTGCAATAA
- a CDS encoding CDP-alcohol phosphatidyltransferase family protein — protein MNFIKNNLANAFTLANLISGSVGVIHLLNGDYKTTATCIVLSLVLDFFDGFVARAMKSDSNLGAQLDSLADMVSFGLLPGLAMYKMLEPFGNSLLGMNLPFEIKYLGLFITIFSCLRLAIFNLDEEQKYYFKGLNTPSNTILIFGLYFVDQYSGFFGGITSNPILLVLLTIISSWLLVSPIKMIAMKFKSMKLQDNYPKLALLVGAILILALFQLAGIPLVIVYYILVSLIFQESFGK, from the coding sequence ATGAATTTCATTAAGAATAATCTTGCGAACGCGTTTACGCTCGCCAATCTTATTTCGGGGAGCGTCGGTGTGATCCACCTGTTGAACGGCGATTATAAAACCACCGCGACCTGCATTGTGCTCTCGCTGGTTCTGGATTTTTTTGACGGTTTTGTCGCACGCGCGATGAAATCGGATTCCAACCTTGGTGCGCAACTGGATTCGCTTGCAGACATGGTGAGTTTCGGACTTCTTCCTGGTTTGGCGATGTATAAAATGTTGGAGCCGTTCGGAAACAGTTTGCTGGGAATGAATCTTCCTTTTGAAATTAAATATCTCGGACTGTTCATCACCATTTTTTCCTGTTTGCGGCTTGCAATTTTTAACCTGGATGAGGAACAGAAATATTATTTTAAAGGTTTGAACACTCCATCGAACACCATCTTGATTTTTGGGCTGTACTTCGTTGACCAATACTCAGGTTTTTTCGGTGGGATCACCTCAAATCCGATCCTTTTGGTTTTGCTCACCATCATCAGTTCGTGGCTTTTGGTATCGCCCATCAAGATGATTGCAATGAAATTCAAATCGATGAAATTACAGGATAATTATCCAAAATTAGCATTATTGGTAGGTGCAATCTTAATTCTCGCGCTGTTCCAATTGGCAGGAATTCCGTTGGTGATAGTTTATTACATTCTGGTTTCATTAATATTTCAAGAAAGCTTCGGCAAGTAA
- a CDS encoding 3'-5' exonuclease — MNLKLHKPLCIFDLETTGTNVGKDRIVEICILKVNPDASRESKTWLVNPEMYIPKEASAVHGIFDEDVKDAPKFKEIAPKIMEMISGSDLGGFNSNRFDVPLLAEELLRAEIDFDLSKFRMIDAQTIYHKMEPRNLTAAYNFYCGKTLENAHSAEADVLATFEVLDAQVGFYEELPNEVAGLSEFSFHNKFADLAGFIAFDDDGKEIFTFGKYKGQRVKDVFQKDLGYFGWIQNADFPLYTKKVLTGIQLRSRF, encoded by the coding sequence ATGAATTTAAAACTCCACAAACCCCTCTGCATTTTCGATCTGGAAACTACAGGAACCAACGTCGGCAAAGACCGCATCGTAGAAATCTGCATCCTTAAAGTAAATCCCGACGCTTCGCGTGAGAGCAAAACCTGGCTCGTCAATCCCGAAATGTACATTCCGAAAGAAGCGAGCGCCGTACACGGAATTTTTGATGAAGATGTGAAAGACGCGCCGAAATTCAAAGAAATTGCACCGAAGATTATGGAGATGATTTCCGGCAGTGATCTGGGCGGATTTAATTCCAACCGTTTTGATGTGCCGCTTTTGGCGGAGGAACTTCTCCGTGCCGAAATCGATTTTGACCTCAGCAAATTCCGAATGATAGACGCGCAAACCATTTACCATAAAATGGAACCCAGAAATCTCACCGCCGCCTACAATTTCTATTGTGGCAAAACTTTGGAAAATGCCCATTCTGCGGAAGCGGATGTTTTGGCAACCTTCGAGGTACTCGATGCGCAGGTTGGCTTTTATGAGGAACTTCCGAATGAAGTTGCGGGATTGAGCGAATTTTCCTTCCACAATAAATTTGCGGATTTGGCGGGATTCATCGCATTCGACGACGACGGTAAGGAAATCTTCACCTTCGGTAAATACAAAGGACAAAGAGTAAAAGACGTTTTCCAGAAAGATTTGGGCTATTTTGGCTGGATCCAAAACGCCGACTTTCCGCTTTACACGAAAAAGGTTTTGACGGGAATACAGCTGCGGTCAAGATTTTAA
- a CDS encoding fumarylacetoacetate hydrolase family protein, translating to MKIICIGRNYAEHAKELGNEIPEKPVIFMKPDTAVLKKGSDFYIPEFSDDIHYELEVVLKISKGGKYIQEENAANYYDEIGLGIDFTARDLQAKLKEKGLPWELAKGFDGSAVVSEFFKKEDFDLKNLNFSLMKNKEKVQDGNTSLMLFTPEKIIAFVSQYFTLRVGDLIFTGTPKGVGKVSENDILEAFLEDKKVLDLRIQ from the coding sequence ATGAAAATCATCTGCATCGGTAGAAACTACGCCGAACACGCGAAAGAACTCGGAAATGAAATTCCCGAAAAACCCGTGATCTTTATGAAACCCGATACCGCGGTGTTGAAAAAAGGATCCGATTTCTATATTCCCGAATTTTCTGACGACATCCATTACGAACTCGAGGTGGTGCTGAAAATCTCAAAGGGAGGAAAATACATCCAGGAAGAAAATGCCGCAAATTATTATGACGAAATCGGTTTGGGAATCGACTTCACGGCGCGGGATTTACAGGCAAAGCTGAAAGAAAAAGGACTTCCGTGGGAACTGGCAAAAGGATTCGACGGAAGTGCAGTAGTTTCCGAATTCTTCAAGAAAGAAGATTTTGATTTGAAGAACCTCAACTTTTCATTAATGAAGAACAAAGAAAAAGTTCAGGATGGAAATACTTCGCTGATGCTTTTTACACCCGAAAAAATTATTGCATTTGTTTCCCAATATTTCACACTGAGAGTTGGTGATCTGATTTTCACGGGAACCCCGAAAGGAGTGGGAAAAGTTTCGGAGAACGATATTTTGGAGGCGTTTCTGGAGGACAAAAAAGTTCTGGACCTTAGAATTCAATAA
- a CDS encoding universal stress protein, which yields MINIILPVDFSEATDKLVDGAVKFAKETGGKICLIHVAPSDIGFAIGDMGFQYFPEVEQNEIKQELLQLNNIEQQIIAHGVDCEHLLKQGVAGDIILEYANSVNAGYIVMGSHGRSNMYDVFVGSLTKELTRRSQIPVLVIPIH from the coding sequence ATGATCAACATTATCTTACCTGTAGATTTTTCCGAGGCAACCGACAAACTTGTTGATGGTGCCGTAAAATTTGCCAAAGAAACAGGCGGCAAGATCTGCCTGATCCACGTTGCACCTTCCGATATTGGTTTTGCGATCGGAGACATGGGATTCCAGTATTTCCCTGAAGTTGAGCAGAACGAAATTAAGCAGGAACTCCTGCAACTCAACAATATCGAGCAGCAAATCATTGCACACGGCGTGGACTGCGAACACCTGCTAAAACAAGGAGTTGCAGGCGACATCATCCTGGAATACGCCAACAGCGTAAACGCGGGCTATATCGTGATGGGTTCACATGGACGAAGCAATATGTACGATGTTTTCGTGGGAAGCTTGACCAAAGAACTGACCCGAAGATCGCAGATCCCAGTTTTGGTGATTCCGATTCATTGA
- a CDS encoding DUF6427 family protein translates to MFRLLSKESNIFSVPVYIGILLLIVIGFNFLDFNTLDIVSAIVTFAGVALGYFCFNAIALNYQTHLPLFLYTAVIFALYPGDLDIGIAVSLFTNSIILLLLTDTDMSVRKNSYILIGAILAVNFIFLPTTWPMCFFVIMHIIGTSDRIGLHFFRLFFGIFLIAISYFGIAYFLGMNSWNPDYFPFRNFKPMTDFSTLLILLPILLMLIYAVLDHFNHYNKKSPTSKFKYTFLLVFMLAQLITIILYMGKTYEYLLLVALPVSIILSRMLKFLPRYWMRELGLWLVIICLVLFKLASFYHFNI, encoded by the coding sequence ATGTTCCGATTACTTTCAAAAGAAAGCAATATTTTTTCAGTTCCTGTTTATATTGGTATTCTTCTGTTGATTGTTATCGGATTTAATTTTCTGGATTTCAACACTTTAGATATCGTTTCAGCGATCGTGACTTTTGCAGGTGTTGCTTTGGGATATTTCTGTTTTAATGCGATTGCGCTCAATTACCAAACCCATCTTCCGCTTTTTCTGTACACGGCTGTGATTTTCGCACTTTATCCTGGAGATTTGGATATCGGAATCGCGGTTTCGCTTTTCACCAACTCCATCATTCTATTGTTATTGACGGACACCGATATGTCGGTTCGGAAAAATTCGTATATCCTGATCGGAGCGATTTTGGCTGTGAATTTCATTTTTCTTCCCACAACTTGGCCGATGTGCTTCTTCGTTATCATGCATATTATCGGAACTTCCGACAGAATTGGGCTGCATTTTTTCAGGTTGTTTTTTGGCATTTTCCTTATTGCAATTTCGTATTTTGGGATCGCCTATTTTCTGGGAATGAATTCCTGGAATCCCGATTATTTTCCGTTTAGGAATTTCAAGCCGATGACGGATTTTTCTACTCTGCTGATTCTTCTTCCGATATTGTTAATGTTGATTTATGCTGTTCTCGACCACTTTAACCATTACAATAAAAAGAGTCCGACCAGTAAATTCAAATATACTTTCCTGTTGGTTTTTATGCTCGCTCAGCTGATTACCATCATCCTCTACATGGGAAAAACGTACGAATACCTGCTCCTCGTCGCGCTTCCTGTTTCCATTATTTTAAGCAGAATGTTGAAATTCCTACCCAGATACTGGATGCGTGAACTCGGTTTGTGGCTGGTTATTATATGCCTGGTTCTCTTCAAACTGGCCAGTTTTTATCACTTTAATATTTAA
- a CDS encoding DUF3109 family protein, with the protein MIQIDNKLISEDIFSEEFVCNLSKCKGACCVEGDVGAPLDKHETEILDRIFEKVKPYLRKEGVEAIEQQGTWTIDPMDGDFVTPMVNGNECAYVIFDEKGITKCGIEKAYEDGAVDWQKPISCHIYPIRVNEYSTFTALNYHEWSICSDACTLGKELQVPVYKFLKTPLIRKYGEEFYTTLCEAAEEWNREFNS; encoded by the coding sequence ATGATTCAAATCGATAATAAATTAATTTCCGAAGATATTTTTTCCGAAGAATTCGTGTGCAACCTGAGTAAATGTAAAGGAGCATGTTGCGTGGAAGGCGATGTAGGCGCACCTTTAGACAAGCACGAAACCGAAATCCTCGACCGCATCTTCGAAAAAGTAAAACCTTACCTCAGAAAAGAAGGCGTCGAAGCCATCGAGCAGCAAGGAACATGGACGATCGATCCGATGGACGGTGATTTCGTTACTCCGATGGTGAACGGAAACGAGTGCGCCTACGTAATTTTCGATGAAAAAGGAATCACCAAATGCGGCATCGAAAAAGCGTACGAAGACGGCGCCGTCGATTGGCAAAAACCTATTTCGTGTCATATTTATCCGATCCGTGTCAACGAATATTCGACTTTCACAGCGTTAAACTACCACGAATGGTCGATTTGCAGCGATGCCTGTACTTTGGGAAAAGAACTGCAGGTTCCCGTTTATAAATTCCTTAAAACCCCGTTAATCAGAAAATACGGCGAGGAATTCTACACCACGCTTTGCGAAGCTGCGGAGGAATGGAACAGGGAGTTTAACTCTTAA
- a CDS encoding MgtC/SapB family protein, with product MSEHFELFDLYKAVFAIIAGLILGFEREMKEKSAGLKTITVICLGSTLFSILSYKFAGEHGDPTRIASYIVGGIGFLGAGVIFKQGLNVHGLTTAGIIWITSAIGMAIGFGEISMAFIFLILALAVIYSAQYISDHFLPQHHNKVLKIKFADEDFGGAKKRILEELSKICKEMSEIGLHKEGAEVQVTLDIHIDNKKIVKLEEYLSENTKIESFSYH from the coding sequence ATGTCGGAGCACTTTGAACTTTTTGACCTTTACAAAGCAGTTTTTGCCATTATCGCAGGTTTGATTTTAGGTTTCGAGCGGGAAATGAAGGAAAAATCCGCGGGGTTGAAAACCATCACCGTCATCTGTCTCGGTTCTACCCTATTCTCGATCCTTTCCTACAAGTTTGCGGGTGAACACGGCGATCCCACCCGAATCGCGTCGTATATTGTAGGCGGAATCGGTTTTCTTGGAGCAGGCGTAATTTTCAAACAGGGACTGAATGTGCACGGATTGACCACCGCGGGAATTATTTGGATCACTTCCGCAATCGGAATGGCGATCGGTTTTGGGGAAATTTCTATGGCTTTTATTTTTCTGATTCTGGCGCTCGCTGTCATTTATTCGGCACAGTATATTTCGGACCATTTCCTTCCCCAACATCATAACAAGGTCTTGAAAATAAAATTTGCCGATGAAGATTTTGGCGGTGCCAAGAAAAGGATATTAGAAGAGCTTTCGAAAATCTGTAAAGAAATGAGCGAAATCGGTTTACACAAGGAAGGTGCCGAAGTTCAGGTAACACTCGACATCCACATCGACAATAAAAAAATCGTGAAACTGGAGGAATATCTTTCAGAAAATACAAAAATCGAGTCGTTCAGTTATCACTAA
- a CDS encoding trigger factor, producing MNVTATKHDDVSALLTVTLDKADYKDKVEKQLLNFAKNAQVPGFRKGKVPLSMVRKQYEAGIAFEEINKQVSDALNNYINENKLRLVGQPVPQPVDDFNHNAEQLSVAFEVGYEPEFTVDLSKYEAPHFKVEASDKEINQSIENMQKRFATQVPQEKIGKDSHVALEITQIVEADAEGEHHHHPKNTVVNADRKEAFKLVKDLAMEGTVKVTKEDLQKNEELAKELGFSKDEVEHLHHNELEVKVKDFYGLDLAKLDQDLFDKVYGEGNIKSEEELKAKVKTELDEYFQQNADVHFVNKVLEQINQKEEVKLPETFLTKWLIFNNENIQTEEQAKEVLEAEKNVLKYQILEGKLMNDNDIKLDYADILAQAEQLVRNQLAIYGIHHLGDEEIQKYAVEMLKDQEQVRQISSEVAMAKLKDVILEKAIKKETKISHDEFLEELKK from the coding sequence GAAAAATGCGCAGGTTCCAGGATTCAGAAAAGGGAAAGTGCCATTGAGTATGGTGAGAAAACAATATGAGGCGGGAATTGCTTTTGAAGAAATCAACAAGCAGGTTTCTGATGCGCTGAACAACTATATCAACGAGAACAAACTCCGTTTGGTAGGTCAACCTGTACCGCAACCAGTGGACGATTTCAACCACAATGCAGAGCAACTTTCGGTAGCGTTCGAGGTGGGTTACGAACCAGAATTCACTGTTGACCTTTCAAAATATGAAGCTCCGCACTTCAAGGTAGAAGCTTCTGACAAGGAAATCAACCAAAGCATCGAGAATATGCAGAAGCGTTTTGCGACGCAGGTTCCACAGGAAAAAATCGGAAAAGATTCCCACGTTGCTTTAGAAATTACCCAAATCGTAGAAGCTGATGCAGAAGGTGAACACCACCACCATCCGAAAAATACTGTAGTAAACGCTGATAGAAAGGAAGCTTTCAAACTGGTGAAAGATTTGGCGATGGAAGGAACTGTGAAAGTAACCAAGGAAGACCTCCAGAAAAACGAGGAATTGGCGAAAGAATTAGGTTTCAGTAAAGATGAAGTAGAGCACCTTCACCACAACGAATTGGAAGTGAAAGTGAAAGATTTCTACGGTCTGGATTTGGCTAAATTGGATCAGGACTTGTTCGACAAGGTTTATGGTGAAGGAAATATCAAATCCGAAGAAGAACTGAAAGCTAAGGTGAAAACTGAGCTTGACGAGTATTTCCAGCAGAATGCCGATGTACATTTCGTAAACAAAGTTTTGGAACAGATCAACCAAAAAGAAGAGGTGAAATTACCAGAAACTTTCCTTACAAAATGGTTGATTTTCAACAACGAAAATATTCAAACCGAAGAGCAGGCAAAAGAAGTTCTGGAAGCTGAAAAGAACGTTTTGAAATACCAGATCCTCGAAGGAAAACTGATGAACGACAACGACATCAAATTGGATTATGCTGATATTTTGGCGCAAGCGGAACAGTTGGTAAGAAACCAGTTGGCGATCTACGGAATCCACCATTTGGGTGATGAAGAAATCCAGAAATATGCTGTGGAAATGCTGAAAGACCAGGAGCAGGTTCGTCAGATTTCTTCTGAAGTTGCAATGGCGAAACTGAAAGATGTGATCCTGGAGAAAGCGATCAAGAAAGAAACCAAAATTTCCCACGACGAGTTTTTGGAAGAATTGAAGAAATAA